Proteins from a genomic interval of Papaver somniferum cultivar HN1 chromosome 4, ASM357369v1, whole genome shotgun sequence:
- the LOC113275623 gene encoding GDSL esterase/lipase At4g16230-like: MDARKIVVANVGPVGCIPTERTLNYRWYAIGDDSCRSVMNNTAMLFNKKLKSLIMELNSNLVGSKFVYGDSYNMLSHITNNYKSYGFENYKCGCYNVLLDPTQGLHYPVPLVCEDRSKYVFWDFAHPSEATNLILAKMFLDDHGSRYTYPMNVSQLYYS; encoded by the exons ATGGATGCAAGAAAGATTGTGGTAGCAAATGTTGGACCTGTTGGTTGCATTCCAACAGAAAGAACTTTGAATTACAGATGGTACGCAATCGGTGATGATTCTTGCAGGAGTGTGATGAATAATACAGCAATGTTATTCAACAAGAAACTGAAGAGCCTAATCATGGAGTTGAACTCAAACCTTGTTGGATCCAAATTTGTATACGGAGATAGCTACAACATGCTTTCTCATATTACGAATAACTATAAATCCTACG GTTTTGAGAATTATAAATGTGGGTGTTATAATGTACTTCTGGATCCAACTCAAGGATTGCACTACCCGGTGCCATTAGTTTGCGAGGACCGGTCCAAGTATGTATTTTGGGATTTTGCTCATCCAAGTGAAGCTACTAATCTCATTTTAGCAAAGATGTTTCTCGACGATCATGGTTCTAGATACACATATCCAATGAATGTTAGCCAACTCTACTACTCATGA